CCTTGCAACTGTCACGGCATTGCACTGATGCCTTGCTCCGGTgaccaccggtttaaccggtgctgaagaacttCTTCTCGGCTGCTTGACTTGCTCTCTGGTACGTAGCATGGTGCTTGCACCAGTGCATCAATTTGGGACCACCGGTGCAACCGGTGCCACTTGACTTGCTGGCACCATCACTGCATACTGCTCCGGtgctagggcatcggtgcatccgacccctaccggatagaccggtgctgggtcaccggttcaaccggtgcaactGCTtcttgcagaactcgtccaattcagcgtttctttgagttctttctttgtattttgctttgctttgcctttttgcttcatccctgggatatataattgttcacttgacaaactcattagtctcattgattgcgttgttactcaatcaccaaaatcacaaaataatagtctaatggggccattttccttacaaacTAAATTTATAGAAACATACATTAACATCCACAACATCAGATAAATACGTACTCCCCCACTTCAGATACGTGCCAACCGATAAAAAGCGTACGTACAAGCAGCTCAAGCCCCCGCGTACAACAATGCCGGCAGCTTGGGCTCGACGATGGCCTCGAGTGGGACCTTGCGTGGAAGTACGAGCTGGTAGGTCTCCTCCATGGACAGGTCCTCCTTGTCCATCCCATCCGGGAGCCTCCACGCGAAGCCGTGCAGCAGGTTGGCGAGGCTCAACGCGATCACCCTGAGGCCGAGGCTGAATGCTGGGCACATCCGCCGACCGGACCCAAACGGCAGCATCTTGAACTTGAAGTCCGTCTCCCCCGCGGCGATCTTGCTCCCGGCAAACCGCTCCGGCCTGAACTCCTCGGCCGCGTCCCACAGGGCAGGGTCACGGGCGATGGCCCAAGCGTTGACGAGCACGGTTGTGCCGGCGGGGATGTCGTAGCCGCCGGCCGACGCGTCCTCGCGGGCCAGGCGCGGCGTCAGCATCGGCGCCGCCGGGTGCACGCGCAGGGTCTCCTTGATGATCCAGTCGATGTACGGGAGGTTGGGGAGGTCGTTCTCCCTGACCAGGCGGTCGTCACGGTCGTCGCCGACAACACGGTCCAGCTCCATGGTTGCCTTGGCTAAGAGATCGGGGTTCCTGAGGAGCTCCGAGACAGCCCACTCGATGGTCATCCAGGACGTGTCCGTGCCTCCGATGAGCAGGTCCTGAGCCCCAAAAGAGATGCAAGAATGAGCGCTAATATGCATGAACAGGTCTTTTCACCACTAGATGTGAAAAGAGTCGACAGTTCTGATGACATCTGTACAAGTCCTCAAACTAGTTATTTAGTTCACAAAAAATTTCATACAGTGCTCATCATATTGAATCTTGGGACATacgcatggagcattaaatacagataaaaataactaattacacaatttaaccATAAAcggacgagacgaatcttttaagtttaattagtctacaattagatattaattaccgaataataACGGAAGTGCTACGgtaccaaaaatccaaaaactTTCGCaaactaagagcatctccagcagtttggcaaatcgagttgccatctttgatttttggcaaaaacgttaaaaatactcctccaacagtttggcaaaagacttggcaatttttggcaacttgggaaaaaccagcctccagcgcgtaaatatacgtgCGCGGCGCGCGattggcatcgtggtttctagtcaggtgggagggtgaaaaaagaaataaataacagagaagagttcctgatttaagttttcaagaggtggaagggcataaatataattttgtttctctctcagggttcctgatgtaagttagatctggatttggcaagtgaattatgccaaactgttggagataagtttttttttacttagcatatttttttagaagttGACAAAACGcaaaatatgccaagtaaaatatagCAAACTCTTGGAAATGCTCTAAACAAGATCTAAATGGGAATAAGGAGATTAGCAGGATCACCTGTACGAGAGCCTTAACATTGTCCCTACTCATGGGCACCTCAAGGTTAGGGTCATCGGCCCGCTGCAGTAGCACGTCCACCATATCCCGCGCCACGAACCTGTCACCCTCAAGCTGCCGCCGCTCGTTGTGCACGTCGAGGACGTGCTCCAGAAACCGATCGAACCGTctactcatcttcttcatcctcCGAACGAATCCCTGCAGATCCAGCCGCTCCAGCCACGGCACATAATCTCCAATATTGAACGCGCTATTGAGCGCGAAGAACTCATCAACAAGCTCCCTGAACTCGgcgggcgtcgccgccggcggggcgccCCCCTCCGCGCCGTCGTCCGTCTCCACGTACTTGTTGCTCAGAACCATGCGCGAGATCCCGCCGAGCGCCGCCATCTGCAGGTGGTCCCTGAGCCGCACGGCGCGCCCGCCGGAtgccgcgccgcgcacgcctCGCAGCAGCGCGCGCACCTCCTGGTCGCGGATGTACTCGAGCGACCCGACCCGCTTGGCGCTGAAGAGCTCGGCGGCGCAGATCTTGCGAGCCTGGCGCAGGTACGCGCCGTAGGGGGCCCACAGGATGTCGGAGTAGTCGTAAGTGGTGTGCTTGCCGACGGCGAACCTCGGGCGGTCGCAGAACGCCGCGTCGTGGGTCTTGAGGAAGAACCTGGCCATCTCCGCGGACGAGCCGACGACGACGGGCATGGACCCGAACCAGAGCTGCATGAGCGGGCCGTAGCGCCTGGAGAGCTCGCTGGTGGAGCGGTGCGGCAGCTCGCCCAGCAGGTTGAGGTTGCCGATGATCGGCCATGGCTTGGGGCCCGGTGGGAGGTTgtaggcccggcggcggccgcgggaagGGATGGCTTTGAGGAAGAGGGCGGTGGCAAGCACGACGGCGAAGAGCGCAGCCCATGGTGATAGTTCCATTGAGGATGTGTGTTCGCTTGCTTACAGCGGGACGCCAACGAAAGGGTTTCCACTCATTTGTACTCTCAGATAAATTTGGTTGGCGCGCAACGGCTGAACACGTGTACGGCAGGCATGACTGTAATTTGGTTTCTTACTCGCCCTTCGTTGTTCTACACGCATGGTGTGGCGACTGGCCGGCGAGAGATCGCCATCTTCACAATCTGATAAACGGATCCCTGTTGGTAGAATAGCAGCGGCTTTGTATGTTAGCATCTTCCTATGTATGGTGGAATGGGATTGCTTGTACTTTTCTTCTGAGTAACGACATCCTAGCCCTGTGTATAATTGCAGGCTTTGTATGTTTTAGCCATCCGTCATAATCCTACCTTCCTAGTTGTATGGTGGGAAGGGATTGTAATTTGTGTAACCGGCTTTTCTTCTAAGTAACGACATGCTATCCCTGTCTGTAGAATAGCAGCAGCTTTGTATACTGGCTAGACAGCTTGTTATAATTTTTGAGATTTACTTCTTTTAAGGTGACTTATGGGAatgcataatttttttagtGTTCTTCCTTTTTCGAAAactatttttctttcattttgagTAAATGTGCTACCAGTTCTTTACCTTGGCTCATAGTCCCATCTAGGTTCCCAAATTTACAAAATACAGATTCAGATTCTCAAACTTGATAATCGTATCACTTGAAGTTCAAATCATCATTTTAAGTTAAGACGAAAGTGTTTCCATATGACGTGTTGCACTATTCCTTAGGCCCATATACCACCTTCCTTGGTGTCCTCCCTCTCACAAGCTCATGACGACGTCAGGATTTCCATTTTCTCCTAGGACACGAGACGAAACATTATTTCCTTTTTCACTTTAAGAAAATTAGTGGAGAGAACGTGCCACATGTACATATTTAATTTTCCTTCCATCAAGTAATGATATCATTtattttccttcaaaaataatacacgtctttcttttccttctataaacaatgatatcaattattatccttttaAAACAAGTAATGATGCAAATTATGGGCATATGCAAAATAAAGTAAAGTGTGTGCCAAAGAAAAGTAATACGTGGGTACAAGAGGTGGGTATAGAAAATTGCTAGTGTAAAAAATATTAGCTTTTCGGTagaaatatttttcttgataaAAAATAGGTCTCCACCTCCTTTCGTCAAACTTTTTGGCCTGATAAGTGAGACCTCTGTGAGAGATACGGTGAGtctaatcttggtgagaaagaATTTCAATTATTTTAACTTTCATAGTATTATTATAGACTAGCACGGGAGCCAAAACactatttcctttttcttttaagaAAATAGCTTCGATCTTTCTTTTCCACTTACGGTTCCCTACCTGCTACAAGCATAAGTCACTATAGCACACGCCTGCCTTCCCTATTTTCTCAAAAGGTTTCCTAAGACATTTTCTAGAATGTGTTTTATAAGAAATTCGCTGTAAAACTTATTCAAAGTAGTTTTCAGAAAACTTACTTGTAGAAGTTACTCTCAAGATGTTTTATAATAGACTTGTTGAGAAGATCTTGGAAAACTTGCTCATGTTGAGAAGATCTTGGAAAACTTGCTCATATGGGTAGATTTGCGTACGTGCAGTGGCGGACCTAGAAATTTTGCAGAGCCCAAGCCAATATATATAAGAAGTTTGTATGAACATATGTatatatttctaaagcaagtaaGATTTGTGCCAAAAGTTGTACAAGGGATTGGGGAGCTAATAGTCTGCAATACACAACGTGCTTTGTGCCTTTGTCCTTAAGTCTCCTACCCTATTTTTTGTTGCCCGTcttgttgacaccagattttgacacgtgtcaaggtgGAGTGTTGGAAAGGAGAGAAGGTTGCTGTTGGAGGGGAGCGTTGGATTTGCAGGCTGATGATTCGCCGTTTGGAGTTCCTGTTGACCGGTGGGAGATTAAGTTGACTAGATTTTGTTGGGCCCCGGTTTGGCAGGCGATATTTTGTTTAGAGTAGTTTTTATTTTGTGTCAAGATTGTGTTTTGCCGTGATCGACTAGGACTCGGTTAACATGGAGTATAAATATGTGCCCCTGGTCATTGtagaagattgatacacatccaacaaacaaaccTTTACTTTaccttgcaatttacttttctgtCGGCGACTtcactattttcttttctgcgagttctttcaagctaatcaaggatgcctcacattcgagcgacttggtttgttGGTAAGtgttcgtttaccgagtaaatctgagctttagcttctggGCGTATCGCTGTTGCTTCATTCAGatttattcaaaagttatcaaaTTTATCTGAGCTTTGATCTCTGGCACATCGTTGTTTTCTcatttagatctattcacaatttatctgGCTCATAATTTGTTTAATCGTCTGTTAGTTCTCTCGCTGTCACGTTAAAAAAACTCGCAGAGCCGATTAGATttgttgtgagcttagctttgCTCAGATCCATACATTTGTGGGTCTGTGCATCGTCTCCTGGCATGTGTTggttagatctagccgtctgtTGCCACCGATATCGGCAGTTTCTTGCCGATTTCCTTTAGATCGCCGTTAATACACGTTTATCCCGTTCGATATGTTGTCGTTTTCTATATCGGGAGCACCTTTGCCGATACGTTGCATGGGAGTTATTCGAAAATCTAGCCGATACGCTCTTGAATTTGACTGTTTATtgattccttgtcaatttacaggtcaaattgaccgGCACGCCTTGGTTCGAATAGAGTGCAGTATGAGCTTGGCGAACGGTGCGctcgggcttggtgtgtgatcttttcgcgtcaacacatcttttggcacgcctgaTGGGACCAGAAGAATCAACATGTCAAAGTCTGAAGTCAACGAGGACAACTACGTCCCGGTGGACAAGGACAAGCTGAAAGATGATCAGAAGGCATAGCTCGCTAAGGCCACAAAGGCCTATGAACAAGAATGCCTCAAGTCTTTCAGTGCGACCAAGACTGGAGAGGTGATCAAAAAGTTCGATTTGCCTGCTCTCCAACCCTTGACTGAGGCACAGCGTGAGAACAGGATACTAGATATGGTGCATCAGGTAGTCGGACAAGCTTTTGTTAACCATTCTAACGTCATGACCAACTCTCTTCGTAATGCTGTGGTCAAGACACTACATGAATGGGGATTACAAGGATACATGGGACCACCTTACCAGCAAGCTAGTCAGATGGTTTTCGCCCCTACCGGATCGGCTACTGCAGTGCCTCCAATTGTTCCCCAGAGTCAAACAGAAGGGAGCATTGGAGTTTCATAGCCGATCAGCTCAACAGTGCCACCTCAGTTCAGCCCGGTGTTTACAAACTCTACACTAATGACCACATCTGTGCAAGGGGGCTTCATGGCAGGGTATCCTGTAGGATGGGACCCTGCCACTGGtcttggtatgcctccagaattCTTTATTCCATCTACAGTGGGGCAAGCAAGCTCGTCGGCTTCACAGACGACGTATCAGCAAGTAAGCGCGGCGGCTCCACAGCCGACTCAACAGCAAGATAGCGTATCGGCTTCACAGCCGATGCTGCCAAATGCATCAGCACCTCAGCCATCAGGTAACGTGTCAGCTTTCAGGCCGACGCCTCATCAGCAAAGTTTGGCGACACTGATACAACCAATGACTCCTACGAAGATCCTCGTGTCAAGGTTACCTCACCGCAATGGAGTCAACTGGGTGTTCCATGATCCGACAGCTTGTTCTATCCGCCATGTGAATGTGCCGTACCTATATCTTGTGGCACAACAGCAAGTTAACCAGGGGTCACCGCAAGCGAACACTAGCAATAAGATGGTTCTGTATTAGCAACCATCCAATCAGATCACTCAACATGCTACGCAGATAGCATCGGATGTTTAGCCGATGGCTCCGTCCACTCCACAACCCGCATCGGCTGCTTTGCCGATGACTCCACCACCATCACATCCAACACCAGTAGTTGGTCAATAGGTTGACCAGAcatccaagattgctgaggtgatCAGAGATCAGTTTGGATTAAGGCCAAAGCAACACACGCTCATGAAAGCATttaggcccctagtgggttttggagtattgattgacaacacgattaaaggactaacttgtttgcatgaaaTTATGAGCAGGAACTTAATTGAGAAATTGGTACTAAATGAGATGGCTCATGTGTTACAAGCAAAGTGTGTTTTATCCCATTGGCATTGTATATACGTGacaagcaaaagaagaaaagaaaagatagagcaaggtattcatgaTGAATATGAAGACTCTAATATTTGCTAAGGCTTGTTAAACCTATGATGGGATTCAAAGGGACAAGCATAacaagagaaaggaaaagataGAGCAAAGTATTCATGGTTGATATGATGACTCTAATATTTGCTACGGCTTGTTCGAATTATGATGGGATTCATAGCGACaagtaaaggttttgtgaatgagaCATGATATGCTTGTGCATAGTCTCAAGTTTGGAAGAACTTGTCATAAATTGTGATTAacaaaagaagcaagcaaggcaaaagtaaatgagacatgagttatgcatatatgatgtctcaaattggaaagcttgcatatgtGATTGATTCGAGACTTTAAATTGATAAAAAAAGATTTCATGAATGACATAAATCAacatgagttcaagatggatggcTAGGATAAAGGTGGAGGACCGAGAGATGTGTTTCAAGAGGCCACGCAAGCGAAGGCTTGAGGGGAGCTAAGAAACCGATATgggtcaaaggccggagatcctagagtcatggagagctctatgttgaagagtgtcattattcaagtgaagaaggtgacttgtgaatcaataTTGAATTTCATTCCTATGCAattgaagattcaaagtcactagctcaaagcgggtatgtttaaagaatgaagatgttgatgccctcacgGTATTGATCGAAGAAAGGTCGGCATGATCATAATGCGAAGCTCAAGTGAGAATTGTGATAATTGTATATTTTATTTGTGCACTTGAGTATaagtatgccgtactatcaagagggatgcaacatcagaGGGGTTTGAcaataccaaaagtgctcatagcagTACCTAGAGAATTTagcctgagagagagagagagagagagagagagagctaaaATTGCAAAAGCTAGAGTGGGACCGATCTGGGCAGAGAAAGCCTCTAACGCCTTTAATtcaaaccgaccggtctgaGGGACCGGTCTAACACTGATAGGGGTAACGACTAGTTTTAtgagagggggtatttatacctcaTGACTTCACTCATTCGGGGATGCTAATGCCATTCCATTCAGAACACTTGTGAAAGCCTTAtgagcacttggagagtcctccccaacatctctttgtgagagttgcttgattcaagttgaatccttgagttgggttgagtgaatccaATCCTAGATAGCCATTTGAGTAAGAGAGAAACATCCCGAGCTTTGAGCACTTGTGGTTGCGTTGgccaactcgattgaagcatttgttactcttggaacATTgactcctagacggctaggcgtcgccggctagctcccaagattgtggtgagcagcgacaAGTTTGTTGCAGTAGCGATTGTGTGCCACGAGGGCGCATGGTCTTATAGTGGAgtgaggagatagcttgaccttggggtcaccataagcttcctcaacggagactaggattcacacgtgggtgcacggagTGAATCCaaacttcggtaaaacaaatcaTCGTGTCTCTCTTGCATAATCTTTATTTTGGTTTGTTTTACTTACCGTGCATTATAGtgtttgagtttgaattgtgcttccgctcgatctACTTGGGTGTGCTCTACTTGTGTGCAGGGAGCTATTTATATTGATAGAAATACTCTACAAAATATACATTCCAAGCTTCATATAGGTTCAAGCTTGAGAAGGGGAGTTAACCCTGCTGTTGGTCTGTCTGCCTGATCAGACAGGtctggtggaccggtctgactggtccaggCACTGCCAGCAGagttaagtgctaaaatttgaagaaaagcctattcaccccccctctaggctacgACATTGTGTGATCAAGATCCTTTTAGGTCATGTACAAGATGCCTTATCCGTCTGCATATGATTAGATCCCACTGCCCCATAAGTACAAGCTGTCAGATTTCACTAAGTTTTCTGGGCAAGAGAAGGTCTCCACAGTGGAACATGTCAACAGATTTATCATGCAATGTGGAGAAGCAGCGCATAACGATGCATTGAAGGTGCGCCTGTTTTCTATGTCCCTGTCAGGATCAGCCTTTACGTGGTTGACCACACTTCCAGCCAATTCTATACTGtattgggccgatctggagaaGCAGTTtcaccagttcttctactctggcgTGTGCGAGATGAAGCTGACAGATTTGACCAGTTTGAGGCAGagaaatgatgaatcggttgctTCCATCATCCAGAGGTTCAgggatgtcaagaaccgatgctataaCTTAGTTCTGTCTGATCAACAGCTAGCAGAAGTTGCTTTCCATGGGCTCTTGGCACACATTAAGGAAAAGTATGCTTCCCAAGAGTTCGACAGTATCAGTCAGATGGCTCACAGGATGACAAGAGAGATCAGATCCTATGAGCAGAAGAGGAGTAACTTTCAGAAGAATGTTAATTTTGCTAATTGTTCATATTTCTCTTATTCTAACGAtgaccagatggtgggatcggctgAGGATCCAGAACAACAAGAAACCGATCTCATGTCCATTTGGTAACAAAGAACCTAAAAAATTTGGGTTCGATATCACcaaggctgacaagatcttcgaTCTGTTGTTGTCGGAGGGACATAttaagttgaagccatatcacatGATCCATACATATCAAGAGCTGAAGAAcatgaagtactgcaagtggcacaatgctaCGTCTGATGACACAAACGAGTGCAAAGCGTTTCATCAACAGATACAATTGACTGTTGATCAGGGCAGACTCAAGTTTGAGCCGCTCAAGAAGCTAATGAAGATAGATGGGCACCCATTTTCTACTAACATGGTAGATGTTGGGGGGAAGGGGAACGCGTTGCAAACAAAGGTGCTCACATTGCAATCGGCCAAAGAATCTGGAGCTGTTGACCCTAAAGCTCAGGTTTTGGCCGATGAAGTCAAAGGCAAGAAGTCGCAAGAAGAAGTTGAGGGCTCTGTGGCGCCAAAGAAGAAGGTCACATCTCAGATGTTGCTAAATAAGTTCCAGCGTGACCAAGAAAGGCGACAGTACAGAGAAGAAGCTGCACGGCGCAACTAAGggcattggaggtgtcctttttTTGTGTACTGTTGGGAGGAAAGGTTGACTCTGGCAACAGTGGACAACTGTCCTGAGTGCAATGGTTTCTACCATGATGACCGATCATACAAGAAGCCACGTGCCTACCAGAAGACTCGAGGGCTGATTGTCAGGGATAGAGGTGATGAAAGATGCAttcctgtgcatgatcggctagggggCAGGGTCTTActgcatgatcggctggggggcaggaccatgctacgtgatcctgtaGGAGGAAGGACTCCTGCAAACGAACAGCTGGAGTAGATGGCCAAAGACAGAGTTCAAGATGATCATCCAATGCGTAGGGATCCAGATAGAGAGCTAGTTCATGATAATATTGATCGGCCTCAGTAGTGTCCAGCGGGTTTGACCAGATCGCAGAAAAGATGGGTTCAGAGGCTTTGTCAGACGGAGTTGCtggaggaagaaagaaaagagccTCTCAAGAAAAGGGGAGTCAAATCGGAAGTTTGGCATGTcaagccaagagccgatgatcGGAAAGATCCTGGGTCGTCGGTTGCACCAGTTAACATGGTTGTCATGCTACCACCGATCCAAGCAATCATTTTTTCAGTTGGTGTCTAATGGATCAGTTCCTTGACGATGATGGTAAACTGGGATACAGGTTCACGTCGGCCGATGCATTAGAAGAGGTAGACATTGGAGATGGTGACAAACCAAGGCTGACGTTCGTTAGTGCCAAATTAGATCCCAAGTACAAACACGAGTTGGTAAATTGTTCAAAGAATATAagaattgttttgcttgggaatattatGTGACGCCTGGATTGGATCGatctattgttgagcatcggttaCCTATCAAACCTGGGTATCGGCCATTTCAGCAGAGTGCAAGGCAGTGCAATCCTAAAGTCTTGCTAGATATAAAGGCCAAGATCACGAGGTTAATAGAAGCAAAATTCATTAGGCAATGCAGATATGCTGAATGGATATCTAATGTGGTCCCTGTGTACAAGAAGAATGGAAAGTTATGTGTAtgcattgatttcagggatctcaacaaagctacaccgatggatggttacccgaTGCCTGTTACCGATATGCTAGTAGATACTGCTACAGGACACAAAGTTATTaattttatggatggtaatgatggatacaatcagatattTATGGCTGAAGAAGACATCCATAAGACTGCTTTCAGATGCCCGTGGCATGTTGGTTTATTCGAGTGGATTGTCATGAccgttggtttgaaaaatgctggAGCTATATACCAgagagccatgaattatattttccaTGAGCTCATTGGCAAGATTGTAGAAAtttgcattgatgatgttgtagtgaaaTCCCAAGGGCATCGTGAGCATTTAGCTGATTTGCGCAAAGCTTTGGAGTGCACCAGAAAGCATGGGTTGAAGATGAATCCCAACAAGTGCGCGTTTGGTGTGTCGACTGGTCAGTTTATGGGATTTATGGTTCATGAAAGAGGgattgaaattagtcagaagacCATTACAACAATTAACAAGGTGGTGGCTccagaaacaaaagttgaacttcaatcattgatcggcaagattaatttatgcagagatttatttctaatttatCTGGTAAAATACAGCCGTTCAGTTCAttattgaagttgaaggccggtCAGGAGTTTGTATGGGGAGAGGCATAGCAAAAGGCTTTGGAAGAGATCAAACAATATTTGACATCGCCTCCTGTGTTGATTCTGCctcaaaagcacaagccgtttaaattcTACTAATCAGCTGATGAACGcgctatcggatcggcccttattcaggAGTTTGAGGGAAAAGAACGCGTAATATATTTTGTCAGCAGAAGACTTCTGAATGCTAAAACCAGGTATTCTCCCTTTGAGAGGTTatgtctttgtttatatttcTCTTGTACTAAGCTTaaacattatttattatcggctgaATGTGTTGTGGTAAGCAAAGATGATGTGATTAAGTACATGCTCTCTTTGCCGATTTTAAATGGGTGAATTGGAAAATGGATTTTGGCCTTGACTGAGTTTGATTTGAGGTATGAATCGGCCAAAGCAGTTAAGGGACAAATCATGTCTGATTTTAATTGTTGTCAGCATTGTGGGCCAGAATTAGGAATTTTTGATCTTGTTCCATGGACATTGTTCTTCCATGGTTCATCATGTGGAGCAGGATCCGGTATTGGTATAGTACTGGTGTCACCTCGGGGGGTAACTTTTGAAATGTCTTTTCCGATAGAAGCAATTGCTACTAACAATCAAGCTGAGTACCAAGCCCTACTGAAGGGAGTTTGGCTGTTACGAGAAATTAGAGCTGATATAGTGGAGATATTTGGGGATTTCATGTTGGTGATTAATCAGTTGATCGGCATATATGAGTGCAAGGATGACATTCTACGGGTTCATCATTAAGAATGTTGCCGATTGCTGAGGGAGTTTAAGAAAGTAACTATAGAGCATGTCCCCAAATTTTATAATGGTGATCCAAATAGGTTGGCAcaactgtgacaccctaggtgtctaaAAAATAAAATGCAGTACAACTAAAATAAATTAGCACATAAGAGGTGAAAACAAGGAATTAAATCAAGTAGAAAGGTTTAAATAAATTCAACACCCAAATGTTAAACCACACATGTGAGGGCAAAAACATTTAAATTCAACTCAAATCATGTTTCAAGACATGCACA
This portion of the Panicum virgatum strain AP13 chromosome 2N, P.virgatum_v5, whole genome shotgun sequence genome encodes:
- the LOC120660785 gene encoding dimethylnonatriene synthase-like, whose protein sequence is MELSPWAALFAVVLATALFLKAIPSRGRRRAYNLPPGPKPWPIIGNLNLLGELPHRSTSELSRRYGPLMQLWFGSMPVVVGSSAEMARFFLKTHDAAFCDRPRFAVGKHTTYDYSDILWAPYGAYLRQARKICAAELFSAKRVGSLEYIRDQEVRALLRGVRGAASGGRAVRLRDHLQMAALGGISRMVLSNKYVETDDGAEGGAPPAATPAEFRELVDEFFALNSAFNIGDYVPWLERLDLQGFVRRMKKMSRRFDRFLEHVLDVHNERRQLEGDRFVARDMVDVLLQRADDPNLEVPMSRDNVKALVQDLLIGGTDTSWMTIEWAVSELLRNPDLLAKATMELDRVVGDDRDDRLVRENDLPNLPYIDWIIKETLRVHPAAPMLTPRLAREDASAGGYDIPAGTTVLVNAWAIARDPALWDAAEEFRPERFAGSKIAAGETDFKFKMLPFGSGRRMCPAFSLGLRVIALSLANLLHGFAWRLPDGMDKEDLSMEETYQLVLPRKVPLEAIVEPKLPALLYAGA